Part of the Vigna unguiculata cultivar IT97K-499-35 chromosome 3, ASM411807v1, whole genome shotgun sequence genome, CCAGGCAGTTCAGGCACCGGGTCTCGCACCATTTTTGTTCTCAATAAATTCATATACCTGAAATGTGACATAAAAATTATCAGTAGAAACTTAGATACACGAATCTTCATTTTGCACATGCTTGACACATCCATTTACAGCAATTAGAGTAGGTTAGGTAATACTCAAAGGTCGTGTTACAATCAAAATAATACTTATACAAGCTAAGTAAAGCAGCAAAATACAAATTAGCAAGTCAATTACTTGAATAAGTTATGACAATATCTAAAATTGCTAATAACTTCACGCAAGAAATAGAATAGATGcctatttataaaattaaaacaaaaacactaGCATATGTCGAAATGCCAGTGATATTGCTTTTACATCCCCAACTCAACACAGAACGATAGAAATGTCAGGCTAATAAAAGACATCCATTCTGAAGATGCACTGTTTCTACCATTCAACTTTTATCATCTGAAGATATGAAACAGATACCCCACACAATCAAAAAGAGACATGGCAATCACGTATTAAACAACTAGAAAGGCTCATCATATCCTTACAAAGCATGTTGAAACTTACTTGGTAACAAATTTTAAGCAGTTCGTTATACAGAACAATATTTTCCTATCACGGTCAAATTTACTTCTGTCCAATTCAGAAACTAATTCCAAAGTCTGAATCTGTTCTAGAATGCAAATCAAGAAATTGCCAGATAAATGAAGGAAACCAAGATCCACATCATTGCGTGTTAAGTCAAAATCAGCACCACTCTCAACCATGCCACTATTTTCATCAAGGTAGCTGCTTAACAACAAACACAGGTCCCCAGAGAAATTGGTGGTTGATGAACATCGAATGAACAAAGTACAAAGAGATCCATGAAGTGCTTTCCACGTCTGAATAACCAGTTCAAATCTCGGCTTTCTTTCTGGTGATACAAAATATTTGTCCAAAGAGCCACTAGCTGTCACGGTCATTCTTGGAACTTCAGAAAGTGCCAGGATGGGGTAAATTAAAAGATGGCATATGGAGGAATATACAGTGCTGTCAGACAAGGCTTCCTGTAATGACTTGCAGTTTGGATCAGATACACAGTAGTTCAGACCTTGAGCTAATGCTACCCATATGTTCAAGTAAATTGGTTGAACGTGTCTATACAAGAAAATAATGCTGGTGAGGAGATCTTCCAGGGGATCActtgaagaaaacataaatttaaaatattcacacatCCCTTGTGATACGTGATCAGTTTGATGGGATTTCATGGTTAACTGAACCATCATGTAGAAGTACAGTGCTATCAAATAAACCAATGGAGAAACCTTATCCATATAAGAAACACTAGTGACACTAAGAAATTTTAGatgtttattattatcaactgaTTGCGTGTCTTCAAAGTACTTCAGATCTAAAGAAATTTTATACAGAGGAGATCCCAAGATAGAAGGACCTAACTCCTTTGTGATAGCATCTACGAACTGAACGGAAGTAcaataaatatcataattttctcCAACATCCGAGCACGAATCTTCACATACTTTCTTGATGAATGTTATTAATGAGGTCAAGCACTGCATAATACCTCCATAATTAGTAGATGGACTTTCAACATGCAGTTTGACTCCTTTCAGAGTATGTATAAATAACTTCAAAGCTGCATCATAAACATGACTTCTATGATCATAAGTGACAGTTGGCAGAGATGCTTgatgaaaaacatgaaaaatcgTACTCAGATAAAAGTCCAATTGATTAATATTCCAGGGCATCCATCTAATTTGGTGTTGCTTCCAAGAGCATTTTCCAGATTGAGAATGTCCGTTTTCAGAGTTTCTGTGGCTTACCAGGCCAGTTGACTGGAAGAGGACCTCCCTACTCTTCTGTGAAATACTATCAGTGAGCAGATCAAGGCCCAGGCTCCATAAGCAGATGTTCTTGCTATCAGGTCCATTCTGAAATATTGATTTAAGTATAGGctctaaaactatttttatcatTGATGGTTCATTGACAGAGATATCAAGCTTATGCAGCAAATAACACCATGTGTTTAAGCAGGATGAATGAACTGATACATCACATTTACTGGACATGATGCCAATCAGTGGCGTCATTATTAGCTTTATGCTTTTCGAAAGGCCATTTGCTTGATCATCACAAATTTTCCTTCCTGATAGAGAATTCTCCTCTGCTGATGCGTTTTTCTCAGAAACCAACATTGGACCGTGAACAAGAGCGTCAATAAGACCTTCCCAAGCAACCTGCCCATAAGGTACATGAAAGGGTTACATAAGCAACAATAAGTAAATGACGTTAACACCTAGTAAGTGTTCTGTGCATTGGTAGAGTGAAGGGGGGAGCATGGAGAgggagagaagagaaaaaataattcatttctaCTCTATCAAactaaatattcaattttatttcttatttatttccCTTTTCTCAACTTAATTCTTCTCTATTTTCATTTCCTCAAAAACAAATACAGCATGAATGTCAACCATAATTCTTTAAGCCACTTTCTATCATGTCCCTTTAAATATTGAACAGGTTTACACCCCAAATAATAGTTCATCTTTGTGAATCATGGATGAGATAAAAGCAAACCAGTAGCTCATATAATACCAGCGTAGCAATTTGAACTTGAGGGTCAAGATCTGTAAATGTACGTTCAGGAATTTTTAGCATATCATTAACGAGGTGCCTACTCTTCAAAGCATGGGATCCAAGCATTCGGACAAACCATCCCCATGCACAAACAGCTTGCGTCTTCATACCATTTTCTAGCAAAACCTTCATCCCACTGAGCAATTTTATCTTCATATCTTTGATAATAACCTAATGGAAAAAATAAGGTAAGTTGACAATGACACCAAAGACAACGACTTTAAACTTCAAACCACTATGTGAACCTTACAGACCAAGCATGATATGTCACGgacaatacaaattttatttccattttgcACTACCATAAAATaatctatataaaaatatcGTACGGATGGGcattagatttaaaaaataaataaaaataaaactaatctACATCCAatccaaatccaataaaattGATTGGATTGAAATCCAAATCTATTTAGTTGGACAAAATtgattatgatttatttaatataatttatatttggatttaaattaatttaaattcatatcCATTTAATTTGAATAGAAGTGGCATCAAAACCAGGTAATTTAGTTCATGGATTCAATTtcagttttatttaaattaatttaggttttcttttactaaataaagaagatatttttcaaaattaaattggtAATTTTGGGAAAGAGAGTGATCATATAGAGGTGTTATTAGCACGATGACTCAACAAAAAGATACATGTATTTGGTGATTCTAATtgaagtttttcatttttttcctgTGTTACTTTTTCTCactgtttaattatttttacattaaaaaattttcacatattttgatCATGTGGAAATATGATGAGCACTTATATATGCTCTATACGTCtatctaattttaatataatgacTTTTCCTTGCAGAAAATTTCTTATTCCCTTTAATATCAGTCTTTtgaaatatacaaatttatctGATGAACAAGAGCCAGAGGCCTTTATAAGTTGGTTGGCCTAATTCAGCTTATTTGCTCGGGTATAGGTTTTTCTATAACTCAGGTC contains:
- the LOC114176218 gene encoding uncharacterized protein LOC114176218 isoform X3, translated to MGSLSTTFEATQAIMKLSGQLSEQMKGSSHVWAPPIYRRLLSTDKRERDASERCLLKIRSTVIPPSLDLSKVIIKDMKIKLLSGMKVLLENGMKTQAVCAWGWFVRMLGSHALKSRHLVNDMLKIPERTFTDLDPQVQIATLVAWEGLIDALVHGPMLVSEKNASAEENSLSGRKICDDQANGLSKSIKLIMTPLIGIMSSKCDVSVHSSCLNTWCYLLHKLDISVNEPSMIKIVLEPILKSIFQNGPDSKNICLWSLGLDLLTDSISQKSREVLFQSTGLVSHRNSENGHSQSGKCSWKQHQIRWMPWNINQLDFYLSTIFHVFHQASLPTVTYDHRSHVYDAALKLFIHTLKGVKLHVESPSTNYGGIMQCLTSLITFIKKVCEDSCSDVGENYDIYCTSVQFVDAITKELGPSILGSPLYKISLDLKYFEDTQSVDNNKHLKFLSVTSVSYMDKVSPLVYLIALYFYMMVQLTMKSHQTDHVSQGMCEYFKFMFSSSDPLEDLLTSIIFLYRHVQPIYLNIWVALAQGLNYCVSDPNCKSLQEALSDSTVYSSICHLLIYPILALSEVPRMTVTASGSLDKYFVSPERKPRFELVIQTWKALHGSLCTLFIRCSSTTNFSGDLCLLLSSYLDENSGMVESGADFDLTRNDVDLGFLHLSGNFLICILEQIQTLELVSELDRSKFDRDRKILFCITNCLKFVTKYMNLLRTKMVRDPVPELPGFVGTSRLYSALACFISCLHGKQDILHFLKIVSFPLLEWLSNMGMQDDKTNNQLQLLWTEILSCLRRSQPPINFGSALLKLHEPLLEKTLNHPYPSISEPTINFWNSTFGEQIILDFPSNLLCVLDRLSRNGRLKLQKRSLPCLEKCQSPEEAIDAPQGYKVSAKHNSTSKRVELVLDTLQEAPPLSCKKRRLELTEHQREVRRAQLGRERDTGGHGPGIRTYTSADFTQGNDDSQESQEEIVRDPEAILQMLLKTI
- the LOC114176218 gene encoding uncharacterized protein LOC114176218 isoform X4, with the translated sequence MMFFYACLVILVAIMKLSGQLSEQMKGSSHVWAPPIYRRLLSTDKRERDASERCLLKIRSTVIPPSLDLSKVIIKDMKIKLLSGMKVLLENGMKTQAVCAWGWFVRMLGSHALKSRHLVNDMLKIPERTFTDLDPQVQIATLVAWEGLIDALVHGPMLVSEKNASAEENSLSGRKICDDQANGLSKSIKLIMTPLIGIMSSKCDVSVHSSCLNTWCYLLHKLDISVNEPSMIKIVLEPILKSIFQNGPDSKNICLWSLGLDLLTDSISQKSREVLFQSTGLVSHRNSENGHSQSGKCSWKQHQIRWMPWNINQLDFYLSTIFHVFHQASLPTVTYDHRSHVYDAALKLFIHTLKGVKLHVESPSTNYGGIMQCLTSLITFIKKVCEDSCSDVGENYDIYCTSVQFVDAITKELGPSILGSPLYKISLDLKYFEDTQSVDNNKHLKFLSVTSVSYMDKVSPLVYLIALYFYMMVQLTMKSHQTDHVSQGMCEYFKFMFSSSDPLEDLLTSIIFLYRHVQPIYLNIWVALAQGLNYCVSDPNCKSLQEALSDSTVYSSICHLLIYPILALSEVPRMTVTASGSLDKYFVSPERKPRFELVIQTWKALHGSLCTLFIRCSSTTNFSGDLCLLLSSYLDENSGMVESGADFDLTRNDVDLGFLHLSGNFLICILEQIQTLELVSELDRSKFDRDRKILFCITNCLKFVTKYMNLLRTKMVRDPVPELPGFVGTSRLYSALACFISCLHGKQDILHFLKIVSFPLLEWLSNMGMQDDKTNNQLQLLWTEILSCLRRSQPPINFGSALLKLHEPLLEKTLNHPYPSISEPTINFWNSTFGEQIILDFPSNLLCVLDRLSRNGRLKLQKRSLPCLEKCQSPEEAIDAPQGYKVSAKHNSTSKRVELVLDTLQEAPPLSCKKRRLELTEHQREVRRAQLGRERDTGGHGPGIRTYTSADFTQGNDDSQESQEEIVRDPEAILQMLLKTI
- the LOC114176218 gene encoding uncharacterized protein LOC114176218 isoform X1 encodes the protein MSEEIQEIRSLISSNDKFNKSSGYSSLLQFQQHSCVNASSLQFLAHSAQSIISSIVSDIVDDHDEEIATQALKCLGFMLYHPSIVSVLRVDDVNLVLSTLPKLITTTKLKSACNLGVWCLSVQQLDATFLVTHFHYLLRAIVHALDNPMGSLSTTFEATQAIMKLSGQLSEQMKGSSHVWAPPIYRRLLSTDKRERDASERCLLKIRSTVIPPSLDLSKVIIKDMKIKLLSGMKVLLENGMKTQAVCAWGWFVRMLGSHALKSRHLVNDMLKIPERTFTDLDPQVQIATLVAWEGLIDALVHGPMLVSEKNASAEENSLSGRKICDDQANGLSKSIKLIMTPLIGIMSSKCDVSVHSSCLNTWCYLLHKLDISVNEPSMIKIVLEPILKSIFQNGPDSKNICLWSLGLDLLTDSISQKSREVLFQSTGLVSHRNSENGHSQSGKCSWKQHQIRWMPWNINQLDFYLSTIFHVFHQASLPTVTYDHRSHVYDAALKLFIHTLKGVKLHVESPSTNYGGIMQCLTSLITFIKKVCEDSCSDVGENYDIYCTSVQFVDAITKELGPSILGSPLYKISLDLKYFEDTQSVDNNKHLKFLSVTSVSYMDKVSPLVYLIALYFYMMVQLTMKSHQTDHVSQGMCEYFKFMFSSSDPLEDLLTSIIFLYRHVQPIYLNIWVALAQGLNYCVSDPNCKSLQEALSDSTVYSSICHLLIYPILALSEVPRMTVTASGSLDKYFVSPERKPRFELVIQTWKALHGSLCTLFIRCSSTTNFSGDLCLLLSSYLDENSGMVESGADFDLTRNDVDLGFLHLSGNFLICILEQIQTLELVSELDRSKFDRDRKILFCITNCLKFVTKYMNLLRTKMVRDPVPELPGFVGTSRLYSALACFISCLHGKQDILHFLKIVSFPLLEWLSNMGMQDDKTNNQLQLLWTEILSCLRRSQPPINFGSALLKLHEPLLEKTLNHPYPSISEPTINFWNSTFGEQIILDFPSNLLCVLDRLSRNGRLKLQKRSLPCLEKCQSPEEAIDAPQGYKVSAKHNSTSKRVELVLDTLQEAPPLSCKKRRLELTEHQREVRRAQLGRERDTGGHGPGIRTYTSADFTQGNDDSQESQEEIVRDPEAILQMLLKTI
- the LOC114176218 gene encoding uncharacterized protein LOC114176218 isoform X2; the encoded protein is MSEEIQEIRSLISSNDKFNKSSGYSSLLQFQQHSCVNASSLQFLAHSAQSIISSIVSDIVDDHDEEIATQALKCLGFMLYHPSIVSVLRVDDVNLVLSTLPKLITTTKLKSACNLGVWCLSVQQLDATFLVTHFHYLLRAIVHALDNPMGSLSTTFEATQAIMKLSGQLSEQMKGSSHVWAPPIYRRLLSTDKRERDASERCLLKIRSTVIPPSLDLSKVAWEGLIDALVHGPMLVSEKNASAEENSLSGRKICDDQANGLSKSIKLIMTPLIGIMSSKCDVSVHSSCLNTWCYLLHKLDISVNEPSMIKIVLEPILKSIFQNGPDSKNICLWSLGLDLLTDSISQKSREVLFQSTGLVSHRNSENGHSQSGKCSWKQHQIRWMPWNINQLDFYLSTIFHVFHQASLPTVTYDHRSHVYDAALKLFIHTLKGVKLHVESPSTNYGGIMQCLTSLITFIKKVCEDSCSDVGENYDIYCTSVQFVDAITKELGPSILGSPLYKISLDLKYFEDTQSVDNNKHLKFLSVTSVSYMDKVSPLVYLIALYFYMMVQLTMKSHQTDHVSQGMCEYFKFMFSSSDPLEDLLTSIIFLYRHVQPIYLNIWVALAQGLNYCVSDPNCKSLQEALSDSTVYSSICHLLIYPILALSEVPRMTVTASGSLDKYFVSPERKPRFELVIQTWKALHGSLCTLFIRCSSTTNFSGDLCLLLSSYLDENSGMVESGADFDLTRNDVDLGFLHLSGNFLICILEQIQTLELVSELDRSKFDRDRKILFCITNCLKFVTKYMNLLRTKMVRDPVPELPGFVGTSRLYSALACFISCLHGKQDILHFLKIVSFPLLEWLSNMGMQDDKTNNQLQLLWTEILSCLRRSQPPINFGSALLKLHEPLLEKTLNHPYPSISEPTINFWNSTFGEQIILDFPSNLLCVLDRLSRNGRLKLQKRSLPCLEKCQSPEEAIDAPQGYKVSAKHNSTSKRVELVLDTLQEAPPLSCKKRRLELTEHQREVRRAQLGRERDTGGHGPGIRTYTSADFTQGNDDSQESQEEIVRDPEAILQMLLKTI